Proteins encoded together in one Benincasa hispida cultivar B227 chromosome 1, ASM972705v1, whole genome shotgun sequence window:
- the LOC120079665 gene encoding uncharacterized mitochondrial protein AtMg00810-like, with protein MSKDSSGTNVDKSLYRSIIGNFLYLTARKPDTDFVVDVCARYQSSSKTSHLFSAKRIIKYIDGTSNYGLLNILNTNNALVGYCEIDWAGSLEDRKSTSEGCFFLWNNLILWFSKKQNVFLCLQLKRNILQQEVAVLN; from the coding sequence ATGTCAAAAGACTCCAGTGGGACTAACGTTGATAAGAGTCTCTATAGGAGCATTATTGggaattttctttatttgactGCCAGAAAACCTGACACTGACTTTGTTGTTGATGTATGTGCTAGATATCAATCCTCTTCTAAAACTAGCCATTTATTCAGTGCAAAGAGAATCATCAAATATATAGATGGGACTAGTAATTATGGCTTATTGAACATCCTTAATACCAATAACGCTCTAGTTGGCTACTGTGAAATTGATTGGGCAGGTAGCTTAGAGGATAGAAAGAGTACATCCGAAGGTTGCTTCTTCTTATGGAACAACTTGATTTTGTGGTTCAGCAAGAAACAAAATGTGTTTCTCTGTCTACAGTTGAAGCGAAATATATTGCAGCAAGAAGTAGCTGTACTCAAttga